The Oceanivirga salmonicida genome includes a region encoding these proteins:
- a CDS encoding osmolarity sensor protein EnvZ, translating to MSMNIGIYKEKKEKDFRMVILPSGRNKIGLRSRKDYGITSFLSKKDSKKIGELSLWALKQCDDEIIEYPVDIKWEKKYFNCSSVTSAYNLISFKFYENKYKLQLEMKDGYGYSPFKDFNGNKCEYIFNEKPSEKELGEKIMEMFEYKENYDK from the coding sequence ATGTCAATGAATATAGGAATTTATAAAGAAAAAAAAGAAAAAGATTTTAGAATGGTAATATTACCTAGCGGAAGAAATAAAATAGGTTTAAGATCAAGAAAAGATTATGGAATAACTTCCTTTTTAAGTAAGAAAGATAGTAAAAAAATAGGAGAACTTTCATTATGGGCATTAAAACAATGCGATGATGAAATAATAGAATACCCTGTTGATATAAAATGGGAGAAAAAATATTTTAATTGTTCTAGTGTAACATCAGCATACAATCTTATAAGTTTTAAATTTTATGAAAATAAATATAAATTACAATTAGAAATGAAAGATGGATATGGTTATTCTCCTTTCAAAGATTTTAATGGTAATAAATGTGAATATATTTTTAATGAAAAACCGAGTGAAAAAGAATTGGGCGAAAAAATAATGGAAATGTTTGAGTACAAAGAAAATTATGACAAATAA
- a CDS encoding osmolarity sensor protein EnvZ codes for MAIDIAIYKEKKEKDFRMVILPSGRNKIGLRLRKDYGIISFLSKKDSEKIGEFVLWALEQCDDEVIEYPADIKWEKKYFNCSSVTSAYNLIDFEFYENKYELQLQMKDGHGYSPFKDFNGNKCEYIFNEKPSAKELGEKIMEMFEYKENYDK; via the coding sequence ATGGCAATAGATATAGCAATTTATAAAGAAAAAAAAGAAAAAGATTTTAGAATGGTAATATTACCTAGTGGAAGAAATAAAATAGGTTTAAGATTAAGAAAGGATTATGGAATAATTTCTTTTTTAAGTAAAAAAGATAGCGAGAAAATAGGAGAATTTGTATTATGGGCATTAGAACAATGTGATGATGAAGTAATAGAATACCCTGCTGATATAAAATGGGAGAAAAAATATTTTAATTGTTCTAGTGTAACATCAGCATACAATCTTATAGATTTTGAATTTTATGAAAATAAATATGAATTACAATTACAAATGAAAGATGGTCATGGTTATTCTCCTTTCAAAGATTTTAATGGTAATAAATGTGAATATATTTTTAATGAAAAACCAAGTGCAAAAGAATTGGGTGAAAAAATAATGGAAATGTTTGAGTATAAGGAAAATTACGATAAATAA